In Pyxicephalus adspersus chromosome 10, UCB_Pads_2.0, whole genome shotgun sequence, the DNA window CATCTAGGGAAGCAACATTGTCACAATCAAAGTTGAAGATGAAGATCCATACGTGGGAAGTGGTGGTCCATGTAAAGAGGAGGAAATACCTCCAGAGATCAACGCAGGTgagtaataaacactaaatccGGAAAAGAGTCCCGGATTCTCCTTGTTTAGTCACTACAACAATCTCTTCTTCTCCCCCCTTCCTCTAGATGGTCTGTACCAACAATACAAGATGGAGAAATGTTCCAGGGCCTCTCCTGAGAGCCAAGATGATGATGAGATCCCTGCAGACTCTCCGGGGGATCCCACCACCACAGACTTCCACCCATTACCTCACAATGCTGATCTATTTGATGCCTCTACTCGTGCAGGAAGCTTTACTGATTCCCATCCTGTCACATTTGATGCAGCCTATGGGACATCTAAGAATTTACAGTGCCCGAAATGCGGCAAGTGCTTCACCCAAATAACAGCGCTTCTTGCCCACAAACAGACTCATACAGAGGAAAGACCACATTCATGTCCTGAATGTGGCAGACAATTCGCCATGCAGAAGCACCTCATGGAGCACCTCGTAATTCACACCACTGACCAGACATTCTCATGCACATTCTGCAGAAAACACTTTTTGAGCAAATCCCGCCTGGAGCGTCATGAAATCATTCACACAGGGAGGAAGCCATATTCCTGCTCCGTGTGCGGGAAACAATTTACGCAGAAGGCCAATGTGGCACGACACGAAAGGACTCACACAGGCGAGAAGCCTTTTTCTTGTTCCGAATGTGGGAAATCTTTCACAAGAAAAGCCACTTTAATCGAACACCAGTATCTGCACAGGTAAAAATGCAGCGTGGCTTGGACCCTGGATAGTGATGGTGGCCTGTGGCATGATGGTGGGCAAGAACTTTGTATAGAGGCTCAGTTTGTTGATAAGGACAGGTCACGTCAGATCTTTGATGGATTTTTAGTTAAATAAAATTTGAGTTCACCTGCTATTCATTCATACAGGGAGTAGGGGGCATAGGGAGAGAGGGAGTCATATTTATCTAACTGGTATCCAAGAAAGTGGCTGTGATACCTTCATTTGGCTTCACAAGGCCTATGGTGATGTGAGCAGAGAAAAACCTCCCCAATGTAGCCACCAAGAGCTATAAAAAGATGGTCGATGACACAACTTCCTGGAACCTGTCCAGACTTGACATTCAGGTTTAGTTCAAACTAGGACAATAAATGAACCTGTCAAATATCTTAAACAAGTGCTAGCACCAAAGTTCTTCTCTCAAACTGGTAATGCAATTCTATTAAGGACTTAATTTACCAGGAAAAGTCATGTCATGCTTGTGCTGAACCACTCTTATTGGGAAGTAGAGTGGTAGGCAACTGTAGTATCAGTGTTGGACCAGGTACAGTGTTacacacagaaaataatttttgggcCTAGGAATGCTTCTTAAAGTTAAATGGCTGAATGAATCACTATCAAGTTGAACATTTTCTTACCTAAAATGTTCCCAAGGTGCTGGAATGTAGCCACCTTGTGATGTCTGCAAGTACCTCTGTTAGCCTTTGTCTGTTCCTAAGAAGACTCTGCCTCCTAGGCCCAGGCTGTTAATGGGTCCTCAGATTTTGTGAATAATCCCTACCCCTTCTGGTCACACTTTGGTATTTGGCTGTCAAAGCCAGGACCTCGACTGGCCACTCAGTTTATGGCATTTGACCGCTGAACTGGGTTGAGCTTAATGGGTAAGCAGGACTTCACCTTGGGCATTGGTCAAGGCCCTTTATACAGCCTTGTTGTAGGACACAAGGGATGGGGGTTACGTCACTTATTTGGGGGGAATAACACAGGCACAACATTTACACCTCAGGACTTTCCAATGGAGCCAACTATAACATATGAGATTACCTTTCATTTTGTGGCAACCTGCACTCACTTTCTGGGGTTCCTCCAGGAATTAAAGTAAATCGCTCTGATGGGACACTGAGAACAATATAAACATGAAAGAGGATTTCGTCTTACCAATATCTATCCAACTACCAACCATTTAAAGGATCCTATCACAAGGAGCAGTGAAAAATGCTTTGGGTATGAGAAAGACGGTAGCCAGTCATTGAAAGTACTGCTTGCCCTTGGGATCAATTATAGGAGTTTCTGATTCTGCAGATCTATAGCTGtgctataaattataaaaagcttctttctctttctccatGGCGCTGTTGGTTAGAAAGAGGTGGAAGATCTTTTTTGTTGTGCATATGATTGTGTTCTCACACAATCTCGATTTGGCTTTTTTTAGAACCAGGGCCTTGAAAATATGCAAACTGGGCCCTCTTGTCCACACCATCCAGCATGCGCACCTTTTCTAAAGCATTTATGGTTGCAAATCATTTCCACAGATGGGCATACAGTTGttggcttttcaaaaaaaaaaaaaaaaNNNNNNNNNNNNNNNNNNNNNNNNNNNNNNNNNNNNNNNNNNNNNNNNNNNNNNNNNNNNNNNNNNNNNNNNNNNNNNNNNNNNNNNNNNNNNNNNNNNNNNNNNNNNNNNNNNNNNNNNNNNNNNNNNNNNNNNNNNNNNNNNNNNNNNNNNNNNNNNNNNNNNNNNNNNNNNNNNNNNNNNNNNNNNNNNNNNNNNNNNNNNNNNNNNNNNNNNNNNNNNNNNNNNNNNNNNNNNNNNNNNNNNNNNNNNNNNNNNNNNNNNNNNNNNNNNNNNNNNNNNNNNNNNNNNNNNNNNNNNNNNNNNNNNNNNNNNNNNNNNNNNNNNNNNNNNNNNNNNNNNNNNNNNNNNNNNNNNNNNNNNNNNNNNNNNNNNNNNNNNNNNNNNNNNNNNNNNNNNNNNNNNNNNNNNNNNNNNNNNNNNNNNNNNNNNNNNNNNNNNNNNNNNNNNNNNNNNNNNNNNNNNNNNNNNNNNNNNNNNNNNNNNNNNNNNNNNNNNNNNNNNNNNNNNNNNNNNNNNNNNNNNNNNNNNNNNNNNNNNNNNNNNNNNNNNNNNNNNNNNNNNNNNNNNNNNNNNNNNNNNNNNNNNNNNNNNNNNNNNNNNNNNNNNNNNNNNNNNNNNNNNNNNNNNNNNNNNNNNNNNNNNNNNNNNNNNNNNNNNNNNNNNNNNNNNNNNNNNNNNNNNNNNNNNNNNNNNNNNNNNNNNNNNNNNNNNNNNNNNNNNNNNNNNNNNNNNNNNNNNNNNNNNNNNNNNNNNNNNNNNNNNNNNNNNNNNNNNNNNNNNNNNNNNNNNNNNNNNNNNNNNNNNNNNNNNNNNNNNNNNNNNNNNNNNNNNNNNNNNNNNNNNNNNNNNNNNNNNNNNNNNNNNNNNNNNNNNNNNNNNNNNNNNNNNNNNNNNNNNNNNNNNNNNNNNNNNNNNNNNNNNNNNNNNNNNNNNNNNNNNNNNNNNNNNNNNNNNNNNNNNNNNNNNNNNNNNNNNNNNNNNNNNNNNNNNNNNNNNNNNNNNNNNNNNNNNNNNNNNNNNNNNNNNNNNNNNNNNNNNNNNNNNNNNNNNNNNNNNNNNNNNNNNNNNNNNNNNNNNNNNNNNNNNNNNNNNNNNNNNNNNNNNNNNNNNNNNNNNNNNNNNNNNNNNNNNNNNNNNNCAGGTAACGGGTGGATAAAATCTGAAATCTCGCCTTTTTAAAACCCTGGGCCTTGACTGCCAAGCGATGCAAATCATTTAGTAAAGCCCTTGGATATGTGACGTGTCATGACACTACTGAAACAAACATCTGCCTGGTACTGCCCATGGAATCCCCTGGGAATTGTAAACTGAAGTCCTATAAAGCGTTTCTGGAACACGGGAAAAATGGTGTAGAACTTCTCAGAGATCGCTCTTACCTTCAATTAGACATAAATGAGAGCCTTGGGTAAAGGCTATCTTCCTGCATATTGCTCAAAACATGTCtacctggtgttcagctttaaagcactCCCACACAGCcaatgggcctgaataattaaagccctctaaggctggaaaatatacacttttattggtgaatctgggtgatccagccagaaatggatctggtccaggactgcaaacacatagcaaatgacttgcgaaaatccaatccaagtttactggatcacctaggttcactgatgaagctatatcttctccagccttggagagctttatcataTGAGGCCCAATGTGTCTCAGTGGTTTAACCCACCACTGGCTCCATGTCTGTAGATGAAGATGTTGAATAACCACAGCAGATGGACAGAGCTATCCTATGGCATCACCTTATTGATCACCAATCAGAAAAAGCACAGAACGGAAGAAAGTGGACATGGTACTTGTCAATCAGGATGGTCATAAGGCCACGATTGTCCATTCTGTCACATACAGTGAAGTTTTCATGGTCTGGAATGAGACCCTGGAAATCTAAATAATTTGTTAGATAACAGCAGTTACTGCAGGCTGTACATGTGTTGCTCAAAAAAATTCACAACATGCTACTTCTGGCCCAAGTATGGCCAATCTGCCTTTTTCACACTCATAGAGGTCACCTCTCATGGTTGGCTTCTCTCTTCTTGCCCCTTCTAATACCCTGAAGAGAATACAGGATTCTTTATAAACAGCAGCAAAGAATGTACGACTTAGGAAGGTGCCAAGGTCTTCTCATTCAAGAGAGTAGCACCTACAAGAGAGAACTCGTTGAGCGCTCCACCATTatattggttttgtaaaaaaactgGTGGCAAGCTTGTTGAGGAACAGTCCTGAGCTTTGCCTATTGTCTTCTGCTCCAAACTCTGCTGCATCTTTAGAGCTCCTTCTACAAACCAGTTCTGAAAACTGGCCTCCGGCATTTTTGTTgacaaaaggcttttttttattggtgcgACTGCTGATGAGAGATCAGATTTCCTCTCCTGGTAAACGCCCTCCCGCACTCCGAACATGAATATGGCCTTTCTCCAGTATGAGTCCTTTCATGTGTAGACAGGTTAGTCTTCTGGGCAAAGCATTTCCCGCACACAGAACAGGAGTATGGCTTCTCATCAGTGTGAGTCCTTTGATGTGCCACCAAGACTGATTTCAGGGTGAAAGCTTTGCTGCACACGGGGCACGAATAGGGCTTCTCACCCGTGTGGCTTCTGGCATGTTTTACAAGATCTCCTTTGAGAGTGAAGCATTTACCGCAGACAGAACAAGAATATGGCTTCTCACCAGTGTGAATTCTGCCATGTTTGATGACGTCACCTTTTAGTGTAAAGGATTTGTCGCACACAGAGCATGAATACGGTCTCTCTCCAGCATGAAATTTTTGGTGCTGGACAAGGCTACCCTTTTCTGCGAAGCGTTTTCCACATTCCAAGCAGGAAAATGGCTTTTCACCGGTGTGAATCCGCTGGTGGGCAAGAAGTTTTGTCCTTTGGGAAAAACACTTTCCGCATTGGAGACACAAAAATTTCTTGGGGCGGCTGCGAGCCGGTAGATGGGTTATGTGATTGGAGGGGTCAGGAACAATCCCACCTTGTGCAGGGGGCTCGGGGGACAAACCGACTTGGGGAACCATTGGGTTAGGATCCAGGCCATTGGGTTTTTCTTTTGATGAATCGGATGTCAGGTCTTCATCTGCAGAAACACTGGAACGTTTCTCTGTGCTGTTCCGTCTGTATCGTCCATCTGTTGGAAATCACAAATCTTAGATCTTTTTTAAGTGTTGAAAATTGTCAATCATTTTCTACCTAACCTTTTTATGACCAGAGGTCATGGAAGTCTAAATGCCCAGACCCAATTTAACAGCCCCAGCATGTGTCTGGTATCTTCATAAGCCAATGAACAGataaaaattagtaaatgaaaaaaaaactcggATTGGCTCTTATGATTATCACATGATCAGGAGTCAGTAGgtctgctgctgtcattatcatATAGAGATAATTACTGTTCCCTATGCAGGAATAACTGTACCTGAGAACTTTATTCTACATCTTGGGATACCCAGGAAGATAAACTTGTTCTGTCCACCCTGTTTCCCCATCCGTTAGTGTCACATGATAAagagaaataattattattaatttaccaGATTTGTAAAGACTGGACTGGTAAACTGGAATAACTTGTGATTCCTTAGACAAAACACTAAACAGAAGGCTTTGCCCTCCTTTGGTGAAGCTTCTTCTGGTGCCCCAAGGCAGCACTGCAGATAGGTTATtaaaccagcagtcgccaactggtggtctgcaagaaaattttggtggtccggggctctggccagtgcaccccccagcaggctTGCAATgggtgagtgggtgggttctggcataatgacataACTCTGGGGGCAGTGTCTTCCCCTTttaatgacacacggctccccacgcatacGCCGTCCAGagtctgtggatttagtggttcGTAGCTCTGGAAAGCTTGGAGACCATTGGACTAAACTATAACACAGAAAATGGAGTGGTCTATGAGAATAGCAATACATGGAGCAGCTGGCAATAAAGTGAGAATGGAACAAGTCAAGGTCATGATTGCCAGCAAACAATCAGAGAAGCTGGAGAACTCAATATTGAGTTGATGACCATGAACATCAGAAACCGACCAATGACCAGACAGACAATCAACATCGGCAATCCTTTTACTTATTGCTAAAAACCCTCATTTTTTAGGCCATTTTCTACTTTGGATGGACCAATACATCATTCACAACACAGCAATCAAGgactacaattttatttattttcttctttacccACCTATTGCGATCTCTGGAGAAATCTCCTCCTCCTTAATCTTGACTTCTCTTACTTCCTCAGCTTTGAGGTTTCTCTGAGTGTCTATAGTGTCTCCAGGGTCTGTAAATAAAGATGAGAGTTAATCCCTGTTTTGAGATGTATGCAAGACcccagagagtgtgtgtgtggggagacTGGGCATGTCTCTTTGCTGGTGacacacaatgacatgatgtgaGGAGAAGACCCGGAATCCAATAGAGGCTGATGGCTCCTGACTCCCCACTGGGCACATACTGTCCCCTCATTACTCTCTACTGACAAAGGAGAATAAGAGTTTGTTGTAGTGACCGGACAAGGAGAATATGGGACTCTTTTCTGGATTTAGTGTTTATTGCTCACCTGTTCTGCCCTCTGGGGGTATCTGTTCCTCTTTACACCCATCATCACCCATCACACATGGAACTTCTATCTCCTCAAGATTCTCAACTTTAACCACAATCAGACCATCAGCCTGGATAAAACAGTGAAAGTGGCatcatttataattatgtaatatatgaacatatttttagACAGACCCCTCTTAACATTTACCTGATCCTCTTTAaggatctcctgatcttcctgtgtggaatcccgtaAATACAGAGGAAGGGGACATCTCTCTAGTGGGTTCTCATTAATGGATCCATCTGTggaaaacacacacactgactgaatacattgtctctatgtgtttatcagatgatgggggatctaggtgGACCCTCAGTACTGCTCTCTCCTTACCCTCTGATGTgggggtctggtggtcctccatcatggcGTCCTTGTAAATATTCCCACACCTATTTGAGCTTGGTAGATTATTAAGATATAATCAATACAAATGACTAAATAAACATTGTGCATCTATGCAATATAAACATTACAAGTCATAGTCCACCTAAAAGATTTCAGTAACATATGTCTCTAGTCCAAAACCAGAAACTCATGACGTTCTTCTGAGAGTACGAGCTGCCCTGTATTTCTGGATGACCCATGTCTCACGTCACCGTCTTCTGGCTCAAAATACTGCGGTTGGTATGAAGAGGTTACCATACTAGCCAGACAATAGACACAAAGATGTCAGACAGAGGAAGTCTAAGAAACCAAAAAAGCCCACAGTGGCCTCCATGACCACAAAAGAGCCTCTGACAGTCTCCAGAGAGAAGCAAAAATAGGACCCGAGAAAACAGATGAGTAGGGGAAAAAATCAAGCAAGACCTAGAAGCGtaaaaagcaaacagaaacatTCCCAGAACACGGACATTCTGTTCTTGATGAGAATGAAAAGAATGTTCTGAAACCATCATGGCCGAATACAATGTCTTCTAGTTGGCTAACAAAGTAATTTGTGCTCCTCTGTGGCTTTGGTAATATGTAGGCCATAGCTGGAGCTTCCTTATTGCCCCCTTGTGAGTTTGGAGACAGCATTCATCATCTGGCCTTCAGGCCATAAATACCAAGAGCAAAGTCCTCCAAGACAGAATGTCCAGAAATATTCTGCTGACTAGTGATggattcctaaaaattacacacaaAATGTTTATGGGTGATAGCAAACCACATATACCTACNNNNNNNNNNNNNNNNNNNNNNNNNNNNNNNNNNNNNNNNNNNNNNNNNNNNNNNNNNNNNNNNNNNNNNNNNNNNNNNNNNNNNNNNNNNNNNNNNNNNNNNNNNNNNNNNNNNNNNNNNNNNNNNNNNNNNNNNNNNNNNNNNNNNNNNNNNNNNNNNNNNNNNNNNNNNNNNNNNNNNNNNNNNNNNNNNNNNNNNNNNNNNNNNNNNNNNNNNNNNNNNNNNNNNNNNNNNNNNNNNNNNNNNNNNNNNNNNNNNNNNNNNNNNNNNNNNNNNNNNNNNNNNNNNNNNNNNNNNNNNNNNNNNNNNNNNNNNNNNNNNNNNNNNNNNNNNNNNNNNNNNNNNNNNNNNNNNNNNNNNNNNNNNNNNNNNNNNNNNNNNNNNNNNNNNNNNNNNNNNCAAGTAAAAAGTTGACCGTGACTGGTCACATGGCAAGTAAAAAGTTGACCGTCACTGGTCACATGACAAGAAGATGACCCTGACTGGTCACATGACAAGTTAGAAATTGACCCTAACTCGTCACATAACAAGTGGAACCATTAACCATGACTAGCAGGAGGTTGGCCTTGGCATTCACCAGTTTTCCATATAACTGTTTCTGATATGggtggggaaaaaaacaacatcattttCAGAGCTGCATAAAGGTCATATGACCCCCCCAGGTGCCTGAAGGTGGGTTGACCCAACTGCTAAGGGATTCCTTTAATATTTATAGGCgtataatgtaatacattgttaataataaaaacaagaaggCAGCATTACCTCCTCCTCTGTGTGCAACCAGTTCCCAGCCAGGAGCAGCTGCAGAAATATACGGAGAAAAACTGTCAACTTTTCTGTCACCTCAACTGGGCTACAATAAAATGGCGACCGTCCTCTATCTGTACGACTGCTATTAGATTAAGACTACAGGAAAATGGCCGCCGCTCTATTATATAGGGCAGAGATGTTGTAGGCAATAATCGTTCTCTAGTGTTAGGTTTGAGGCCAGACTCAGCCAATAGGAAGAGCGGATGTCAGGCTGAGGTACCACAGTGATGGAAGAAGAGAGAGGGTCGGATTATTTCATTGAAAGTCCTCCANNNNNNNNNNNNNNNNNNNNNNNNNNNNNNNNNNNNNNNNNNNNNNNNNNNNNNNNNNNNNNNNNNNNNNNNNNNNNNNNNNNNNNNNNNNNNNNNNNNNNNNNNNNNNNNNNNNNNNNNNNNNNNNNNNNNNNNNNNNNNNNNNNNNNNNNNNNNNNNNNNNNNNNNNNNNNNNNNNNNNNNNNNNNNNNNNNNNNNNNNNNNNNNNNNNNNNNNNNNNNNNNNNNNNNNNNNNNNNNNNNNNNNNNNNNNNNNNNNNNNNNNNNNNNNNNNNNNNNNNNNNNNNNNNNNNNNNNNNNNNNNNNNNNNNNNNNNNNNNNNNNNNNNNNNNNNNNNNNNNNNNNNNNNNNNNNNNNNNNNNNNNNNNNNNNNNNNNNNNNNNNNNNNNNNNNNNNNNNNNNNNNNNNNNNNNNNNNNNNNNNNNNNNNNNNNNNNNNNNNNNNNNNNNNNNNNNNNNNNNNNNNNNNNNNNNNNNNNNNNNNNNNNNNNNNNNNNNNNNNNNNNNNNNNNNNNNNNNNNNNNNNNNNNNNNNNNNNNNNNNNNNNNNNNNNNNNNNNNNNNNNNNNNNNNNNNNNNNNNNNNNNNNNNNNNNNNNNNNNNNNNNNNNNNNNNNNNNNNNNNNNNNNNNNNNNNNNNNNNNNNNNNNNNNNNNNNNNNNNNNNNNNNNNNNNNNNNNNNNNNNNNNNNNNNNNNNNNNNNNNNNNNNNNNNNNNNNNNNNNNNNNNNNNNNNNNNNNNNNNNNNNNNNNNNNNNNNNNNNNNNNNNNNNNNNNNNNNNNNNNNNNNNNNNNNNNNNNNNNNNNNNNNNNNNNNNNNNNNNNNNNNNNNNNNNNNNNNNNNNNNNNNNNNNNNNNNNNNNNNNNNNNNNNNNNNNNNNNNNNNNNNNNNNNNNNNNNNNNNNNNNNNNNNNNNNNNNNNNNNNNNNNNNNNNNNNNNNNNNNNNNNNNNNNNNNNNNNNNNNNNNNNNNNNNNNNNNNNNNNNNNNNNNNNNNNNNNNNNNNNNNNNNNNNNNNNNNNNNNNNNNNNNNNNNNNNNNNNNNNNNNNNNNNNNNNNNNNNNNNNNNNNNNNNNNNNNNNNNNNNNNNNNNNNNNNNNNNNNNNNNNNNNNNNNNNNNNNNNNNNNNNNNNNNNNNNNNNNNNNNNNNNNNNNNNNNNNNNNNNNNNNNNNNNNNNNNNNNNNNNNNNNNNNNNNNNNNNNNNNNNNNNNNNNNNNNNNNNNNNNNNNNNNNNNNNNNNNNNNNNNNNNNNNNNNNNNNNNNNNNNNNNNNNNNNNNNNNNNNNNNNNNNNNNNNNNNNNNNNNNNNNNNNNNNNNNNNNNNNNNNNNNNNNNNNNNNNNNNNNNNNNNNNNNNNNNNNNNNNNNNNNNNNNNNNNNNNNNNNNNNNNNNNNNNNNNNNNNNNNNNNNNNNNNNNNNNNNNNNNNNNNNNNNNNNNNNNNNNNNNNNNNNNNNNNNNNNNNNNNNNNNNNNNNNNNNNNNNNNNNNNNNNNNNNNNNNNNNNNNNNNNNNNNNNNNNNNNNNNNNNNNNNNNNNNNNNNNNNNNNNNNNNNNNNNNNNNNNNNNNNNNNNNNNNNNNNNNNNNNNNNNNNNNNNNNNNNNNNNNNNNNNNNNNNNNNNNNNNNNNNNNNNNNNNNNNNNNNNNNNNNNNNNNNNNNNNNNNNNNNNNNNNNNNNNNNNNNNNNNNNNNNNNNNNNNNNNNNNNNNNNNNNNNNNNNNNNNNNNNNNNNNNNNNNNNNNNNNNNNNN includes these proteins:
- the LOC140339046 gene encoding oocyte zinc finger protein XlCOF8.4-like isoform X2 yields the protein MVSPFPGSSPKMEKERSHMTERMLNLTLEIIFLLTGENYIAFKLCDGLVAPNLKKTQSSFMVQPPSLSPERNNDKKIEEVTQKMIELLTGEVPTRYKDANEEHDNLCKDDVIENRLPLILSDKSSNRNPPERCPRPLYSQDSTQEDLEIPHHIQGSNIVTIKVEDEDPYVGSGGPCKEEEIPPEINADGLYQQYKMEKCSRASPESQDDDEIPADSPGDPTTTDFHPLPHNADLFDASTRAGSFTDSHPVTFDAAYGTSKNLQCPKCGKCFTQITALLAHKQTHTEERPHSCPECGRQFAMQKHLMEHLVIHTTDQTFSCTFCRKHFLSKSRLERHEIIHTGRKPYSCSVCGKQFTQKANVARHERTHTGEKPFSCSECGKSFTRKATLIEHQYLHR
- the LOC140339046 gene encoding oocyte zinc finger protein XlCOF8.4-like isoform X3, with product MEKERRHLTERILNLTLEIIYLLTGENYIAFKLCDGLVAPNLKKTQSSFMVQPPSLSPERNNDKKIEEVTQKMIELLTGEVPTRYKDANEEHDNLCKDDVIENRLPLILSDKSSNRNPPERCPRPLYSQDSTQEDLEIPHHIQGSNIVTIKVEDEDPYVGSGGPCKEEEIPPEINADGLYQQYKMEKCSRASPESQDDDEIPADSPGDPTTTDFHPLPHNADLFDASTRAGSFTDSHPVTFDAAYGTSKNLQCPKCGKCFTQITALLAHKQTHTEERPHSCPECGRQFAMQKHLMEHLVIHTTDQTFSCTFCRKHFLSKSRLERHEIIHTGRKPYSCSVCGKQFTQKANVARHERTHTGEKPFSCSECGKSFTRKATLIEHQYLHR